The window gctcatgttacttttttgagccgagggtctcctagaaacagcctctctacccttcggggtaggggtaaggtctgcgcacatattaccctccccagaccccacttgtgggattatactaggtcgttgttgttgtattttttataatataaattatatattcttgaaaattatgctcaataatattatatattttccATGCACGACTtaacatagcatattttaccctatacagatagtccccctgcttttcggtgacataactttgtgtcgtCGAAAAGTTGGTGTAACGAtgcggccggtcgtttcgagagttatagcctcgttcccccatttccTGCTTCTTTTGTATTCTagatatattatgatataccgggttagttggttcgggtctggagaggtttcagagtgaattgagacacatagtctcttatttggaagcttaagttagaaaagttgaccgtaTATTGACATATGTGTAAACAATCtcatatttgaattttgatgattctgttagctccattaggtgattttagacttaggagcgcgcctggaatgtgatttggaggtccgaggtagaattaggcttgaattggcgaaagttagaattttagcaattttggccggaagtggaaattttgacaTCGGggtttccggaagttggagtaggtttgtggtgtcatttctgacttgtgtgtaaaatttgaggtcattcggacgtggtttggtaggtttcgacgtcgtttgtgaaattcgaaagtttagaagttcttaggcttgaatcctagagtaatttggtatttttatgttgttttgagtgattcgaaggttcgactaagttcatatgatgttatgagacgtgttggtatgtttagttgaggttccgagggcctcgggtgagtttcgggtggttaacagacttAATTTTTGGTTAGCAATATGGCTAAAGTTGCTGATATCTAATGTTGGATTTTTTTGGTTTCCTTGTACGTGATCGCAGGGGttcattcgcgatcgcgtaagcttatTTGGGGGTAGAGATgagtttgttctacgcgatcacaGAGATaggatcgcgatcgcgtaggtgtgCGAAGctatgcatcgcgaacgcatggCTGAGGTTGCATTTACGTAGAAGGATTTGGAGCGGTAGAGGAGTGAAGgaattgctctacgcgatcgcgtggagcTGGACGCGTTCGCGTATGCCTGAGAGGCACTGATCCGCGATCACATGGTTAATTCCGCGTTCGAGTAGGGTTAATATGTTGGCGGTctgcattgtgcttcgcgatcgcaaggcCTTTTCtgtgatcgcgatgaaggaaatctgGGTAGTCgtgttaaatttcaaaatcgagggtttgagctcattttttacgttttgagctagagaccacaGATTTGAGTGATTTTTGAAGCATTTTCAGGGAgtttattggggtaagtgtttctcacttgattttggttaaatctcatgattatatcttgattgttatcatccaaattgtgatttagggtaaaaaattgggggaaaagtggaagagttcttgagatggaattttgaggttttgaaggggattctattgtcgaatttgagtaaatttggtattagactcgtgagtgaatggactttcgggttttataacttttgtcagattccgagacgtgggcccgtgtttgagccaattttgagttttgagtctaatttagtagtttttcttgtggaattgattcctttagcatatattaatggtattgtactgcTTATGGCTAAATTCGGGATGttcggaggctgattcgagaggcaagggcattgcggagtagagatttgctcggattgaggtaagtaatagttgtaaatctggtcttgagggtatgaaatcccggattttGTGTGATGTGACTATTTTgaaggtgatgcacatgctagttGACGGGTGCGTGGGCGCGCACCgatgggggattgtgacttggttcgtcccgtagaaactgtaaagttgaacaacCTGTTGTTAGCCATATGCTTCATATGTGTTATAGAAAGATTgattgtaaatcatgttagataCCATATTTTGACTTTATGCCAGTATTGTTGGGACCCTTAGtagtcgtttcttgctgtcatctcactgttTTTATTGATATTCCATACTCGGTCATGTTGTGCATTCTTATATTACATCTCAATCTCCGTTATTCTATTTGATGCATCTTGTCATTGTTGTTTAGGCTGATTAtcttgatttctgagagcccgaaagattggagagattgatgactgagtgaggtcgagggcctaattttgaggacatttatgggatcggtctgcacgccgcaacatgtttcatttATTCTACCATGATTGtcattgatatagcgcttgggatgaaggaacccttccggagtctgcacatacccctagtgagcgcatgtacctactgagtgcgagtgctgagcgattgtgaggaatgagtgggTGTGAGGTTGAaatgattgggaggactgagtgatgatTGCCCGAGAGGCAGTATATAATTCCATCATTGATGCACATAGTTGCCTTATATCCTTGTTTTGAGAACTGTTGAAAGATAATTTATCTGACTTtacttgaacttgacttaaatcaactgatttgacttaaactctggactgaaagcatgcctacactTTACTGAATTCTatgaaatgaactgtatttgcatagatcgtcactacttctcaattCCCTATTTATTTCTGTTACCTACTAAGCTGGTGTACTAATGTTACTCTTTGggcctcgtgtgcagatccaggagtagTTGATCGTAGAGGTTGTTGATAGTCCTCGTAGCAAATTTTGGAGATAGCGAGGTAGATGTCAGGCGTTCGCAGCCTTGCTTTtcttcttccctatctttcctttagttgtattttggCTTCCAGACTATGTTGGTCTTGTTATTGTCGGACTAATTATGTTTAGATgatcatgacttagtgacaccccgatgtttggggctttcTTTCTGCATTTCTATATTGAGTTCAACTCTTGTTTCTCTTTATGAAAATTCTATTATAAAAAGGCTTTTTAGCACATCTTTGAATGAATTATTGAAGTATTGTAAAAGTCGGCTGGCCTAGTatcatcgataggcgccatcacgacagctttgagtttagggtcgtgacaattggtagaaacataataatataattgagcaagaatatataatgtatattataaaaatacatttatttaaatatttattattatattacgtgcatgtaatatatattttacaacctttattttttttcattctgaattgtgtaaataaaattttaaatttcttattgttaacactaaaattattattaatgaataaattattctaattatttttttactatgcTCATTATTTTTTTATTCCAGTATTATAGATGCCTAAAtactttttatttgtttaatttacaAATAacatttatttattctataggtaagtccataatataaattaaaaagggaaaatcataatattaaaaagtttaaaaaattaaaagaagataAATGTTTATAAGTTAGAGGGTAAAACAGGTATTTGACaatccaaaatttaaaaaatctaaTTGAGTGATCTTCTGAGTGCAATAGACATAGTTCAGTGACTTTGTtattacaaacgaaagaaaaataactttaaaaGATAATTTGAAATAATTGAGTGACCATTTAGGTGAGTAAAACAATAATACAGAAGCAATAAAACCTTTAAAGTCTAATTTCTCTTTCGCGTTTAAACTCAAACCAATTTCTGATTAACCCGCATGTTTCTAAGGCAATTTTTCGAGCGCATAGGGAAAAATGATGtcaaaacagaagaaaaaagtTTTCTCTTCTCGCTAGGAATGTGTATTCGATTCTATTCGATCTCTTTCAAATTTATTCGAGTTAACTTAATAGGTTTTTGATTtgcaaatataaaaattacatatATTATACCTAAAAACAAATGGAATCAACATTTTCAATGGCACCTTTGTCTAGCATGAAACTGTAATCGCCAAGATTAAATAGTtgacctttttttaaaaaaaaagttttaacATATATTCCCTCTGTTCACTTTTCTTTGATACGTTTTGACTTTTCAtgcccttaagaaataataaatgaagtataTTATGATACTCATAtaaattgatgcatattttattgaatttgagaaaataatttgaaatgagtaataaatattgtgAGTATAACAAGAAAAACTTTTTATTTTCAATTGATATGCgtaaagtaataaataaaaataaaaatatatttttaatatacttgtCAAGTAAAAGTAAAATATATGAATATAAAAATTTTGCCAATCTGGCACACCCCACCCATCAAGGAGGATCCGCAACTGgagataaaatatatatatagcaaaAGGCATGTGGGATGTCGAGGGAGCCATAAAATATGTATTCTTTGGTCAATTCATTAAGTAGTTGGAACTTCAAAATGTAGCAGTATGGTGCATTATCAGTAGCACGTCTTTCCTTGCTCAGCATGATTTAGCAAATCAagattttaaatacaataaagaagtaaaaaaaaaactcttcgAAATCTGGCCAGCCCTCTGCAACGGATAGATTTTGTCCCTACGCCGAAAAATTTACAACCGAGAGAAATACGCAATTCGCTTGCTATTGAATTTCAAATGGCGGAATCAGAATTTTTATTAAGAGtagtcaaaatataaataagtaagcaTACAAAAAAATTAAGGGAAtcaacatataatatatatacaatgGCGAAGCCAAAAAAATTttcaagggtgttcaaatttgaaAGGAGTGAAAAAAATTTCGACAAAGAGTATTCAATAATATGTTATATACCtttaaaacctaatattttaAAACCACCCTCTCGAGCATGTGGCTTCGCCcctgtatatatacataaaagttaaaaatttaacCTATCTACATAATGTAATTTTTTGACGATGGGTGTCAATTGACTCTCCTAACTAATGAGTGGCTCTGCTACTGTATATATAGTCATACCTATCTATAACAACATTCCTTTATAACATTCATTCACTATATATAGAAGTCAAGTTTTTGTCGGAATCGATTTTtgtattatgttataatatatgttttctataatAGCACTTCACCATGACAGCCAAAAGAATATCAAAATAAATAAAGTTGTTACAGAGAAGTTTTGAggtctctatatatatatatacacatacaaaTTTGCCAGTAATGAAGGCGACTTTGAAAGACTTTCAAATATCTCTAGGATACTGTGAAGATTGTCTATAAACAGGTatatatgaattttataaaatatgTATGGATTCGCTTATTGTAGAATGGCCCGTATTTGTTATCttattgtttttaaaaatttataaaataggATAACGAGACACCACCACAGAGAGTGTCAATTGATGGAGTAGTGTAATCAAGTGCCGGTtgaaatttctttttcaaaagttGGTAATtaaggaattttttttaaaaaatagtagttatataaatttaaaaaaagaatttccTGATTTTATATTTATCCATTATAGGCTATAGCCCACCTCAACGAAGTACTATCATTTACTAGATCAAAATACCTTACTAATTTTATAAATGATCACTTAACTTTCTTTTATCATACCaaagtttttaaaatattttataagaaAAAAGTTACTTAATTTTATCTATGTATTACAAAAtaaaagtactaaattattttGTCACGAGAAAAATCACTGAACTCTatctaaaaatgacaaaaaatcaTCATGAGGAAACAAAGAAGACATGATGATTGATGACAATGCACATGATATTATATTTCCTATGGTAGTTTagcaaaattaaataattttgatttcaaaaaattatttaattactgacATCGTGAAATAAACTTATCAAACGTCAACCCTAACCAGAACACCACCCTCCCCCCAACTCCACGAAGTATTGTCCTCCCTCTTTCTTACGGTATGTTTCGTATTTCTTTTTTATACGCCCCTTAAAAAATATTAAGTGGGAAAAGGATTGGACTACTCTACCCTTATTTATGTCCTAAAATATAATCTCTCttaattgaatatttattctatttatgtctTATTtccatcttcaagaacaattattactaacagcttgtttggatggttgttacgtatcgtttcataatgttttgtatcgtattatattgtattgtactaTATCGTTTAATGAATATAATGTTTGAATGGATTGTATCGTTTTGCTATCAtttcatgatatcacgcaccaGTAATATGataaataaacttgcaatattataaagaaaaattatgatacggtatataaaaaggtagggtaaatgataatataaaattatttataataatgaagggtgagattgagagaaaaagacaaggtaacgatatgaccacaccaaatcggtcgttacataaagtgcaCATTTCATCGTTAcataacgacggatttaacgatacaatacaataaaatttaagtaacaatcaaaacaaacattgtatttaaagtaacaatacgatataatacaataagtaacaaccatccaaacaagctgtaaggataaaaaagaaaaaaaaacaatcaattttatcttaaacttctaaaatgacaaataatttgatatATCTATTTTAACCACGATTGTTAATACGAGACGGAGCGACAATGTTTATTTAGTTCCTTCCTTGCCTTCTATAAATGTAAAAGCTGTGTGGAGTTTTTCTTCCAAatcaaaaaacaacaaaaagatgtCTTCATTTTCCACATCTTCTGCCACTTCTAATTCCAAACTTCCAGTTCGAGAAATCCCAGGAGACTATGGTTTCCCATTTTTTGGAGCCATTAAAGATAGATATGACTACTTTTACAACCTCGGCACAGACGAATTCTTTCTTACCAAGATACAAAAATACAATTCTACTGTCTTTAGAACCAACATGCCACCAGGTCCATTCATTGCTAAAAATCCCAAAGTCATTGTTCTCCTCGATGCCAAAACATTTCCCGTTCTTTTCGACAACTCTAAAGTCGAAAAAAAGAACGTTCTTGATGGCACGTACATGCCATCTACTGATTTCTATGGTGGATATCGTCCTTGTGCTTATCTTGATCCTTATGAGTCAACACATGCTACACTTAAAGGGTTCTTTTTATCTTTAATCTCCAAGCTTCATAATCAATTTATTCCTTTATTTAGAAGCTCAATTTCTGGCCTTTTTGTAAATCTTGAAAATGAGATTTCTCAAAATGGCAAAGCAAATTTCAATAATAATAGCGACATTATGTCATTTGACTTTGTTTTTCGTTTGTTATGTGACAAAACCAATCCCCATGACACAAATCTTGGCTCTAATGGACCAAAACTTTTTGATATATGGTTGTTGCCTCAACTTGCTCCATTGGTTAGTCTAGGTCTAAAATTTGTGCCGAACTTTCTGGAAGATTTAATGTTGCATACTTTCCCATTGCCATTTTTTCTAGTGAGATCGAATTACCAGAAGCTTTATGATGCTTTTAGCAAGCATGCTGAAAGTACACTGAATGAAGCAGAGAAGAATGGGATCAAAAGAGATGAAGCTTGCCACAACTTAGTTTTTCTTGCAGGTATGTCAAAATTGAACGGATCAACAAGGgtcaaataaataaacaattcaTAATTGAACCTGCTCACTAGAACAAGGTGGTCGGGTTAAAGTAAGTCAAAATATCCAGGCATAACCCAACTTGTCCAACATGATCCGACCTTCTCTCTGACCTTTTtaacttttccttttttgttttgcaaaaaaaatcTGAAAGTAGTAGTAATATAGTTTGTTTAAATTATTAGTTGAAGTTCATCTAAATTTGCTTTTTTTATGTTTGAAATAACCTAAATAGTTGTTCATCCCACCGTTTAAACTTAAAATAATTGATagatatattaatatataaataattcAGATATGATATGTAGGGGGCGGAAAGGGGTTTGCTACCCTCTTCGCCAAAATATTACACTTGATATATAAGATAAAATCTGTTTTgtacctctatatattatattttgaatttccTTGGCATAGCCCATAATCACAACTTAGTGGTTATGGGGTTCAAAATTTTTATAAGGTCATTGGTTCAATTTCCACTAcctataatttttaaatttttttttcttttttaaacccATTAGCATGAAATTCTGCCTCAATATGTGTATAACTATGTATAATCCATGCAGACCGGCTAAgaaaagtaaataatgaatataGCTGGTTATTTGTGTAAAGATTTTTTTTGCCCCGTTAGATCACACTATTTTGAAATTCGTTTTGACTCAAGTTTAATGGGTGATATTAAGTTCAACTCGTTTAGTCATGTCAAAGAATAGTTCATAATCCAACTTGTTTAAACTTAGACGAGTTAGGGATCGTTTGgaatgaggtataagaaggtataggggtggtataaaaatttaatatcaccTTAATATTCTAtttggttagcaaaccaggtataagttatctcggtgttaattttaataccgggataacttataccttatagaggaTGGGGTAATTAGCACTAGTATAATTTATACCTTGTTTTTAGAAATTCtacaattgtcattcttaatacaacatatcaAATAGTGAATAAACGACAATCCCAACATAATTAATCTCAGTATGACTTATCTCACCATAACTTATACCGGCATAACTTATACCGACATAAGCCCTATTCCAACCAAACGAacccttaggggtcgtttggtagccGGTTAGGGGGAAAGTTATTCATGTATTAGGGGTAACATAACTTATACCATGTTTGGTAGCCATTAGTTATTTTGTACAAAattcagcataactaataccataTTTGGTTGGCATTTTACAATTCTACataaataatatatgtataagtTATGAGTCAATCTGTGTATTATTTTATGCGGGAGAGAAGATGGAataactaatacatgtattagTAATATATGGATAAAATACTAAAATGACAAATTTATCCCTATAAGTTTACCACAAATCATTGCCATTCTCAGATTCTCTCCAGTAAACTTTTCACTGTTCGTTTTCTCCAGCAAATAACAATCTTGTGCTATGATGTTTTTGAATTACTAAATAAAGTGTGTAACAATATAGCAAAAAATTCAACCCAAACCCAAGAAAGAGTTATATACACTAATTAGCATGACCGTTTTTTTTGAATTTCACGTGCACTACTGAAGGACTAATTCCTGCATAACTAATTTCTGCATTACTTATTCctgtataactaatacatacatacataactaatacatgtataactaatacttgcataACTCTAATCCAACTTGTTTAAACTTAGACGAGTTAGACGGATTACTACAAAGtctgtcctcttattttgccacCTCTACGCACAGGTTTCAATGCTTATGGTGGGATGAAAGTTTTATTCCCTGCACTGATAAAGTGGGTCGCCAATGGAGGAAAGAGTTTACACACTCGGCTGGCAAATGAAATCAGGACAATTATCAAAGAAGAATGTGGGACCATAACTCTATCAGCAATCAACAAGATGAGTTTAACAAAATCAGTAGTGTATGAAGTATTAAGAATTGAACCTGCAGTTCCATTTCAATATGGTAAAGCCAAAGAAGATATCTTAATCCAAAGCCATGATTCAACTTTCTTAATTAAGAAAGGTGAAATGATGTTTGGATATCAGCCTTTTGCTACAAAAGATCCAAAGATTTTTGATAAACCAGAGGAGTTTATTCCGGAGAGATTCATGGCCGAAGGTGAAAATTTGCTAAAGTATGTGTATTGGTCAAATGCAAGAGAGACAGATGATCCAACGGTGGACAACAAACAATGCGCAGGGAAAAATCTTGTCGTGCTTTTGTGCAGGTTAAtgttctttttctccctttttatcgaGTTTTAACttgtgggcgtttggacataagaattgtaaaattccaacaagaaaaaatgaatttttttaagtgaaaatggtatttgaaaattaaagttgtatttggacataaatataattttggattatttttgattttttttaagtgACCTGagtgaaaaatttagaaaaacagatttttggagtttttaaaattttctaaaaattccaatattcatcttcaacttcaagtgacaattgaaaattttaaggccaaacactgattttgaaaaaaaataaaaagattttatgtccaaacgggctcgtATAAACCCTGGGTTATCTATTACTATGTTGTTATAAAAAGATAAATGTTTTCAAACATAAACCACATTAGGAGTAATAGTGAGTTTTACTATAGTTGTCATGCGATTTGTTCTTGCTGACAATACTGCATGTTGctactattttttttcttgagTAGAGcatttatcaaaaataattaCGTAGGGATAAAGTCTGCCCATGTATTATCCTTCTTGGACCTTACTTCTGTCCTGCAATTTGAAAAATATCGACCTATATATGTGTGCAGGTTGATGTTGGTGGAGTTTTTCATGCGGTACGACACATTCACAGTGGAGTCAACAAAGCTCTTTCTTGGGTCATCAGTAACGGTGAAGAAAGTGGAAAGAGCGACATGAATCTTATTTCAGATATGTAATTATAGGCTGCAAATAAAGTACAGTAATTGGCTACTTAAGCCTCAAAAGACTTAGCTCTGATTACTGCACGTGGATGTGGTCATTCTGCAAATTATTGTACTTGTGCTGATGTACTTGACTTCGAGTGGAGATAATAATGCACTGTTTTTAGAGTTCAGCTTCATTGAGATATATCGAAACTAAATTATACGTAATGATGCGGGCTGTCCGGaacctaaatattatttttttggacttAAATTATCTTAAtagatattttaaaaaaatattttttatatatagcaTGCAAAAACAAGTcgctatacattaacggtaaCGTCTGCCGTTAAGGTATAACGTCTTTTATTCATACGCTATACATATAACGCCTAAAAAAACGCTATACCCTGAATATGGACCCACCAATAAGTAAACTGACAAACACAATAATTTAAATGTGTATAGTGTATATTTAAAGAACGCTATACGACAAAAATTTTCATATCCCGgactagccatttcctatataaagtgGTTACGATTTTAGGAAAATTCGTTCACATAAAATTCTAACTCCCGTTCAATTTTTTCTTGTTGTTGAAACATTTTTTTCGTAATGTCTGAAgaacgtagaataagagtttcattatattgggagggggggtgaggttgtgatggagaataactctgtgaggtatagtttatctccacagggTCATGTTAAATTaccacttacaatagagtacaataaattgatatcgttgttatgcaaaaatgggtgtgaggaaacgttcagtgatacttaaagtaaccggaagatatccgtattccgtcactccgcaagaggctgctttttactcggagttaaacatctacgatgatgaaactttgagggattttcTGAGGACTCCAGATGAATACCGGGAATATCTTGTAATAAATATGTTGGATATGTACgtcaaggtcgaagacgttccaaacaatgaggttgccggacaggttccggatAACCTCCAGTCATCGGGTGGCTATTCTGGAggagtttttgccggacaggttccgaatgaaagagttttccttgatttaaacttatcccCGCCTGCTTtacataattcacaagacgagtggtaagcttcaattttcctttgtgttacgatgtacatttttgttgtattgaatttgtattaatgcTCATATATTTAACAGGGGGTGCatgccggatatgaattttacaaattTTGAACCCAAGCATTGTTTTGgggtgttggatcatggtggtccatatGGGAGCCATCACTGAAATGAAAATGTCCATCatggaatttcatcacattacgacttgtaagtgaagtgatacggCTATATGGAAAGTATTTATTAAGTTCAACATcttattattttgttgattgtgcagtgaaaacgagcaagttgaaccaaaTGTACTCACTCAATTGTCCGAAGACGACGTAttaaatcgggatctggcagatgcacaaagtgaggaagagaacagtgaTTACGACAACAATGCTGATGAATCTAGAGACGAGACACCCTTTcttcgtgaggatggtgatgaggagGACGAGaaggaaggacctgatttgacgaAAGAGTATTCTCCACCCCCTAGacgaagagtgtacgagtcccaagtgccgtttcattcaagggagattccttactGGATAACTTGCCAAACATACCGGATGTGGAAGCtatcacaagggattttgatgaaattcggacagcaatgtgggatgagtctagaccaatggtgctggcaaagggcatgctttttcctgataaagcgcgcctaagcagggcttgtaaaatgcacaacgtaaaagaatgtcgtgagatgacggtatgggagtcaagtccggttgtatacaaggttgtttgtcgcATGTGGTTTTGGCCATGTCATTGATGTTGCGTGCGAGCAAGAAGAAGACAGgtctgtggaaagtgggtaaatacattcccacccacacatgcgaaatggacacattcaacgtGAATCACTTTAACTtagatattgacttgatttctctcgTTCTTATTCCAAacatcgaagcgtccataaggtataaaatcaaagagtgcattacagcaGTCCACCAGGAACATGGCCATGCCattactaaaagaaaggcatatctcgggcgtaaacgagcgtttgaaatagtctatggtaactgggataagtcatttgcagagCTGCCTAGGTACATGGCTGCACTGCAACAGTTTAACCCCGGGAtggttgttgaatggaagcttgatcGAATTCCAGGTAAACCAGAATATACATTCAATTACGTGTTATGGGCGTTTAAACCAACAATTGATGGTTTTTCAAATTGCCGGCCGTAATATCCATAAAtgaca of the Nicotiana tabacum cultivar K326 chromosome 7, ASM71507v2, whole genome shotgun sequence genome contains:
- the LOC107825278 gene encoding allene oxide synthase 3-like; its protein translation is MSSFSTSSATSNSKLPVREIPGDYGFPFFGAIKDRYDYFYNLGTDEFFLTKIQKYNSTVFRTNMPPGPFIAKNPKVIVLLDAKTFPVLFDNSKVEKKNVLDGTYMPSTDFYGGYRPCAYLDPYESTHATLKGFFLSLISKLHNQFIPLFRSSISGLFVNLENEISQNGKANFNNNSDIMSFDFVFRLLCDKTNPHDTNLGSNGPKLFDIWLLPQLAPLVSLGLKFVPNFLEDLMLHTFPLPFFLVRSNYQKLYDAFSKHAESTLNEAEKNGIKRDEACHNLVFLAGFNAYGGMKVLFPALIKWVANGGKSLHTRLANEIRTIIKEECGTITLSAINKMSLTKSVVYEVLRIEPAVPFQYGKAKEDILIQSHDSTFLIKKGEMMFGYQPFATKDPKIFDKPEEFIPERFMAEGENLLKYVYWSNARETDDPTVDNKQCAGKNLVVLLCRLMLVEFFMRYDTFTVESTKLFLGSSVTVKKVERAT